In Blattabacterium sp. DPU, the genomic window CCTGTTTCATAAACAGAAAAAGGTCCTCCTGATAAAATCAATCCTTTAGGTTTGTTTTTTGAAATTATATGTAATATACGAATATCATTATAATGATATAATAAAGTATATACTCCTATATCTCGAATTCTTCTAGCTATCATATGACTATATTGAGATCCAAAATCTAATATGAGTATAAAATCTTTTTTCATTTTTGGATTTTTTAAATTATAAACCAATATCTTTTCTAAAATACATGTTTTCAAATTTAATTTTTTGAACCTGATCATAAGCATTTTTTCTAGCTTCTTGAAAAGAATTCCCTATTCCTACTATATTGAGTACTCGTCCACTTGATGTAATCCATTTTTTTTGTTCCTTTTTTGCTCCAGCAATATAAAAAGGTTCCTTTAAAAAATTTAAACCTGTTATAATTTTTCCGATTTCATATTTTTCAGGATATCCTTTAGATGATAAAACTACACAGCAAGAACATAATTTTTTCCAATCAATAGATATCTTTTTATGTATAAAGGAAGATTGAATAATTTTTAAAAAATTACTTTTCATTAATGGAAATAAAGTTTGAGCTTCAGGATCACCTATGCGAGTATTGTATTCTAATAGGTAAACTTTGTTATGACTTATCATTAATCCAAAATATAAGAATCCAAAAAAAGTTAATTTTTCCATAAGCAATCCTTCCAAAGTAGGTTCTAAAATGTTTTTTTTAAAATCTATCCAAATAGAATCTGTCATATATGGATTGGGAACAATAGATCCCATTCCTCCAGTATTTAATCCTTTTTCATTTTCTATAATTTTTTTATAATCTTTGGCCGATAAAAAAGGAATAATGTTTTTTCCATTAAAAATAGATATAATAGAAACTTCTTTTCCTTGCAAAAATTCTTCTATGATAATTTGATTTCCAGATTTTCCAAATTTTTTTTTTATCATAATATTTTTTAAAGCTTTTATAGCTTCATTTTTATCATGGACTAAAATAACACCTTTTCCTGCAGCTATTCCATTTGTTTTAATAGCTACAGAATTCATATCCTTTTTTAAAAAAAAATTAAGAGCCTTTTCATAGCAATAAAAAATTTCATATTTAGGAGTACGAATTCCATATTTTTTCATAAAAGATTTAGCAAAAATTCGGTCTCCTTCAAGTTGAGCAGCTGAATAATGTGGCCCCACTATTTTTAGTCCAAAATTTTGAAAAATATCAACAACTCCTTCTAATAAAAAGATTTCGGATCCTACAATAGTTATATCTATTGCATTTTTTTTAGCAAAAAAACCTAAATCCAATGCCGTATTATGGTTTTCAAGATTTTTTCCTATGATACTTGTTCCTCCATTACCGGGATAAAAATAAAGTTGTATTGAATGATTATCTTCCAATAATTTTTTCCCCATAGCATGTTCACGTCCTCCGCTTCCAAGAATCAATATTTTCATAATTTTAGTGTTTAAAGTGTCTTTTTCCAGTAAAAGCCATTGCGATTCCATAGTCATCACAAGCTTTCACAGATTCTTCATCACGTATAGACCCACCTGGTTGAAGAATAGCACGGATACCACCATAACGAGCTGCTTCATCTACAACATCTCGAAAGGGGAAGAAAGCATCGGAAACAAGAACTAATCCATCTTTACTTTTTTCTAAAGCTCTTTCTATAGCTTGACGAGCTGCCCAAATTCTATTAGTTTGACCTCCAGAAATCCCTAAAGTTTGTGTTCCTTTAGCTACAACTATAGCATTAGATTTTACATATTTTACTACTTTTTGAGCAAAAAATAATGATTTCAACTCTTGATCACTAAATTTTTTTTTAGTAACTATTTTATAATTTTCCTCATAAGGAGAAGAATCATCTGATTCTTGTACTAAAATTCCTCCATCTACTTGTACATATTCTAATCTATCTGATATAGGGTCATTGATTTTAATAATTCTAAGATTTTTTTTAATTTTTAAAATATTTAAAACATCTGTTTCGTAACTAGGTGAAATAACCACTTCTAAAAAAATGTGATTTATTTCTTTTGATAGTTCTTTTGTTATTGGAACATTAACAGCCATTATTCCTCCAAAAGATGAAACTGTGTCAGCGTAATAAGTTTTTTGAAATGCTTCAATAATATTTTTTCCTAACGCCACACCACAAGGTGTAGAATGTTTTACAGTACAACAAGCAGGTTCAGAAAATTGAGTAACGACTTTCCACGCTATATCCATATCTTTTAAATTATTAAATGATAGTTCTTTTCCATGTAATTGATGAAAATTCCGCATGGATCCTTTATGAATTGTATGAACGTAATAAGCTGCTTTTTGATGAGGATTTTCTCCATAACGGAGATTCATTTTTCTTTCATAAGAAGAATGTAAATAAATAGGAAATTTATCATCTATATCATCTAAAAGATATTGAGAAATAGCAGAATCGTAAGCAGAAGTAAAATTAAAGGCTTTTCCTGCTAATTTTTTCCTCAATTTTAATGAAGGGAATCCATAATGTTCTATTTCATATTGAACGAGTTCATAATCATTATTGTCTATAATAGCAGTTACATGTAAAAAATTTTTAGCAGCAGCTCTAAGTACGGATGGGCCACCAATGTCAATGAATTCTATTAAGGAATTAATATCAATAGATTTTTGATGTATTTTTTCAAAAAATGGATAAAAATTAACCAATACAACATCAATAAGATGAATATTATGAGAATGAATAGATTTCATATGTTTTTCAATGTAACGATTGGCTAAAATACCTCCATATATATTAGGATGAATGGTTTTGACTCTTCCATCTAAGATTTCAGGAAAAGAAGTAAGATCAGAAATATCTATAATATTTGATATCCCTTTTTTAATAAAATATTGATAGGTACCACCAGTAGAAACTATTTGATATCCTTTTTTATCTAAAAAATTTACAAAATTAAATAATTTTTCATTTTTATTATAAACACTAATCAAAGCTCTTTTCATAATTACTTTTTTTGAATATATAGGATCATTAATTTCTTATCATTTTAAAAGTTGATTAATAGATTGAATTAATATTTTTTTTTCTATTATAGAAACTTTTTCTGATAAAGATGTTAAAGTCTCCTTGGAATTAATTTCACATGTTTCTTGTAAAATTATATCTCCTGAATCCACATCTTTTGTGACATAATGAACTGTAGCTCCTGATATTCTTTCCTTATTTTTCAAAACTTTTTTATGTATTTTTGTTCCATACATTCCTTTTCCCCCATATTTAGGTAATAAAGAAGGATGAATATTTATAACTTTATCAAACCATTTTTCGCAAAATTCAGCATCAAGTATAGAAAGAAATCCTGAAAGAACTATAATATCCGGAATATATCTTATCAGTATATGGTTTATTTCTTTAGAAAAAAATTTTTTATTAGTTCTTATTAAAGAAAATACTGTGATATTTTTTTTCAATGCATGTTGAATTGCTTTACACCATCTATCAGAAATTACTAAATTTACTACAGAATTATAAAGTATTCCACTTTCAATTGCTTGAAAAATATGCTGCATATTGGTCCCTTTTCCAGAAACTAAAATAGTTATTTTTTTCATGGAAATATTTTATATTTATTTCAAAAATACTCTTTTATTTCCTTTCACAATATTACCTAAAATAAAAGGTTTTTCTCCTAAAATATGAAGCCTTTTTAAAATAGAATTTTTTTTTTCAAAAGAGATTGCTATAATCATTCCTACTCCCATATTAAAAGTTTTCCACATTTCATCTTCAGATAGATTTCCTGTTTTTTGAATATAATTGAAAACAGGTTGAATAGGAATTTTTTCTTTTTTCACTACAGCTGATAAACCTTCTGGAATAATTCTATATAGATTATCTAAAATTCCTCCTCCGGTAATGTGAGCTAATCCGTGAATCACAAATTCTTTTAATAAAATATGAATAGGAAAATGATAAATTCTAGTTGGAATTAAAAGCGTTTTATAAAACGGTTCTCCTTGAAAAGATTTAACAAAATCTTCTGTAGAAAAAATATTCCTAATTACAGAAAAACCATTACTATGTACACCTGATGAAGGTAGTCCTATTAAAATATCTCCTTCTTCAATTAATTTTTTACCATCTACAAGATGGTTTTTTTCTACAATACCTACACAAAATCCAGCGATATCATAATCATTTTCTTTGTAAATTCCAGGCATTTCTGCTGTTTCTCCTCCAATTAGACAAGTATTAGTTTTTTTGCAAGAAATAGCTATTCCTTGTATAATTTTTTCCACAATAATAGAGTCCAATTTTCCACAAGCTAAATAATCTAAAAAAAATAAAGGAATAGCCCCATGACATAAAACATCATTTGCACACATTGCAAAACAATCTTCTCCAATAACATTATATTTTTTATAATCTATAGCTAAACGTAATTTAGTTCCTACCCCATCTACTCCAGATACTAAAATAGGGTCTTGATATCCACATTCATATATTCTATAAAAACTAGAAAAATGATCTAATGTACTCATGACTCTATTATTATAAGTATTTTCTAAAATTTTACTCATCTTGCATATAATCATGTTGTTTTTTTTCCCTTTCATATTATTTATTTATATATTAATCAATTTTTTTGAACTGGATAAATTCCTGTAAAACAACCAAAACAATAATGAATACTTCCAAGTATGTCTATAAAATTATCCATACTTAAGAATTCTAAACTATCTACATTTAGAATTTTTGCTATACTTTTTTTATCAACATAATTGTATGATATGAGATCCTTTTTAGTTGGAGTATCGACTCCTAAATAACATGGGCCTATAATAGGAGGAGATGCACTTCTAAAATGAATTTCTTTAGCTCCTGCTTTTCTTAATATGTAAACTAATCTACGACTGGTAGTTCCACGGACTATAGAATCATCAATGATAACAATCCGTTTTCCTTTTATTTCATCTAATATAGGATTTAATTTCAAGTTTACCATTTTCTCTCGCATTTCCTGTTTGGGTAGAATAAAAGATCTCCCAATATATTTATTTTTTACTAAAATTGGTTTAAAAGGAATTCCAGAAGCTTTAGAATACCCAATAGAAGCTGGAACTCCAGAATCTGGGACTCCAATAACTACATCCGCTTTTACTGGATGTTGTTCATAAAGTTTTTCTCCACTTTTTTCACGAATTTTATAAACATTTATATTTTCAATTGAGGAATCAGGACGAGAAAAATAAATATATTCAAAAGAACATATTCTTTTTTTTGTATTTATCTTTTCTGTAAGTAGAGAGAATTGAACTGATTTTTTCTCCACAATTATAATTTCTCCTGGAAATAAATCTCTAACGTAAAATCCCCCAACAGAATCAATACCACAAGTTTCAGAGCTAAATATATAAGTTTCTTCATTTAACATTCCATAACATAAAGGACGTATTCCATTTGGATCTCTAAATGCAGCCATTTTATTATCCATAAGTACAATCACAGAATATGCTCCTTTAATATCAATTGTTGTTTTTTGAATAGCTTTTTCTAGATTATTACCAGATTCTGGTAAATATTTTTGTATTAAACGTAATATAACTTCGGAATCTGAATATTCGGATATAAAATTGATTCCTTTGGATTCTAATTTTTTACGAATCTTTTGAGCATTCACTAAATTTCCATTATGAACAATAGATATTGTACTCTTTCCAAAAGAATCTTCTCCAAAAAAAGGTTGAATATTTTTTTTACTTTGTCCTCCTTCTGTAGAATAACGAGTATGTCCAATTACAGCATTTCCATGATAACATTTAGAATTCGAAATTTTTCGAAAAAAATCTAAAACAAGACCTTCGCTTTTATGTGAGATAATAAATCCATCTCGTAAAACAGAAAAACCACAAGCTTCTTGTCCTCTATGTTGTAATGCAAATAAGCCAAATTGAATTAAAGAAAAGGTGTCTACTTTATAAGGAGAATAAATCCCAAAAACACCACATTCATCATGAAATTTATCAAAATAATTATTTTCCAGAATAAAAGGGAATAATTGAGATATCATCTTTTTGGAAAAAGAATATCTTTGTCCCATTATGGATTAACTTACATTTAACCTTTTTAATATCTCCATATAAATATCAAATACTTCTTCTTTTTCTTTTTTTTCCATTCTAAATAAATCTTTATCCAGTTTTTTCATTGTTATTTTATCCCAAAAACGACAAGTATCTGGACTGATTTCGTCAGAAAGTAGTATCTCGTTTTTATGATTTCTTCCAAATTCTGTTTTAAAATCTACTAATATAATGTTTTTATCTAAAAAGTATTTTTTTAGAATATGGTTAATTTTTGATATTATGCCATAAATGGTATTTAATTCTTCATAAGAAATAATTTTCAGAAATACTGCATGATGGTCATTAATTAAGGGGTCTTTTAATTGATCATTTTTATAAAATATTTCAAAAATAGGATTATATAAATCAATTCCTTCTCTAACTCCTAAACGTTTAGACATACTTCCGGAAACAATATTACGAACAACAAATTCCAAAGGAATTATATCTACTTTATGACATAATTGTTCTCTATTATTTTTTTTTCGTATAAAATGGGTTTTAATTCCACAGGAATTTAAAAATTTAAAAATTAATGTAGATATTTCATTATTTAAAATTCCTTTATCTTGCAATAACTTTTTTTTCAATCCATTTAAAGCAGTTATATCATCCTTATGATGAATTAATACCTCTATAGGATTATTAGTCGTATATATTTTTTTAGTCTTTCCTTCCAATAAAAGATTTTTTTTAATTATGCAGCTCATAGTAATAAACGTTGCTTAATTTCAGTTATTAATTTATCTTTTTTTTTCATTCTGAATTTTAGCAATAATTTTCTGATATCTTTATATTTTATGGATAAAATATGAATAGCTAACAAAGCAGCATTATAGGAATTATTTATACCAACTGTAGCAACGGGAACATCTTTCGGCATTTGTATCATAGATAAAAGAGCATCTATTCCTCCTAAAGATCCATAATTATTATTGCAATGAATAGGTACTCCTATAACAGGAATAATTGTTTTAGAAGAAATAAATCCAGGTAAATGAGCAGATAATCCAGCTCCTGCAATAATTACATCTATACCTTCAGATTCTATTTCTTTTATAATGTTTGATAAAATATCTGGTAATCTATGTGCGGAAATTACATAAGACTTATAATTTATGTTAAATTGTTTGAGTACTTCCGCTGTTATTTTCATAATTGATTTGTCAGAAATACTACCAAAAAATATAGCCACTTTCATATTTCATAAGTTATTTACAGTTTTATAAAAAATATTGTATAGCATTTTTGAAAATTGAATGTTCATGAACATTAGGTATATTTTTTAATAATCCATGTTCATAACGTTCTGGATGAGTCATTCTTCCATAAATTTTGCCATCTTCACTTAATACCCCTTCAACGGCTCCAATGGATCCATTAGGATTATATAATCTATCTAAACTAGGAATTCCTTCCAAATCTACATATTGTGCAGCAATTTGATTTTTATCTAATAAAATATTTATTGTTTTTTTACTCGCATAAAATCTTCCTTCACTGTGAGATATAGGAAGAGTATATATTTTATTTTTCATGCCATTTAACCATGGAGAATGATCAGAAATTACTTTGATATGAACACATTGGGATATATGTTTTTTTGTATTATTGAATGTCAATGTAGGAGAATTATGATTTCTTAAACATATTTTACCATCAGGTAATAATCCAGATTTTATTAATCCTTGAAATCCATTACAAATTCCTAAAATTAATCCATCTTGATCAAGAAAATATTTAATAGCATCTTGAATATATGGATTATGTAATATAGATACAATAAACTTAGCAGATCCATCCGGTTCATCTCCAGCACTAAAACCTCCACAAAGCATAAAAATTTGTGCAGACTCTATATTTTTTTTAAAAAAAAACATGGATTCTATAATATTTTTATTATCTAGATTTTTAAATACTAAAGTATTCACTATAGATCCTTCTTTCTCAAATGCACGAATTGATTCAAATTCACTATTTGTACCAGGAAATATAGGAATAAATACACGAGGTTTTCCTTTTTTTTTAAATTTACATTTCCATGAGATAGAATTATATTTTTCTTCTTTTTTTACATTTTTTTTTACATTACTTTTTTCTTTTTTTTCATATTCATGAAAGGAAAAAATAGAAGGAAAAGTTTTTAACCAATTTTTTATAGATTCTTCTATATCAATACAGATTCCATTAAAATTTAAATATTCATAAGGAATGATTTCTCCTATTGGAATGAAATTATCATATGAAATGGCAGATGTAGATTCTATAATTAAGGAACCTATGTTTGTTTCAAGCAAATGATTTTTATAATCAATAACTGCTCCTAAACGATTTCCAAAAGACATTTTCGCAATAGCAACAGAAATTCCTCCATCTTTTACTGTTTTTACCGAAACAATTTTTCCAGAACAAATTCCTTTAAAAATATGATCATAGGCTTTTTTGATAGAATCAAAATCTGGCATTTCATTTTCTAATGAATTGTGATAATACAAATAAATTTTATTTCCTACTTTTTTAAATTCAGGAGATGTAATATTAAAACAAAAACCTGTAGATACACCAAAAACAATCAATGTAGGTGGAACATGCAAATTTTTATACGTTCCAGACATAGAATCTTTTCCCCCTATAGAAGCTAATTCTAACGACATCTGAGCATGATAAGCTCCTAGTAAAGCAGAAAAAGGGATTCCCCAATGTTCTGGATTATTTCCCAATTTTTGATAATATTCTTGAAAGCTGAAATAAGTATTCCTGTAATTTCCTCCCATAGAAACAATTTTAGAAATACATTCTACAATAGCATAAGCTCCTCCATGAAAAGGACTCCAAGTAGATACTTCAGGATGAAAGCCCCAAGAAACTAAACTAACTGTATTTGTATTTCCTATCAAAACAGGAATTTTTTGTGCACTTCCTTCAGATGGAGTCATTTGATATTTTCCTCCAAAAGGCATTAAAACTGTAGTTCCTCCTACAGTACTATCAAACATCTCTACTAAACTTTTTTGAGAAGCTATATTTAATTTAGAAAGAGTATTTAAAAATGTTTCTTTACTAAAAATGATTTTTTTTGATTTATTAAAAGGAGAAATTGAAATTGGGGAATTCACGAGAACAGATTTTTCTTTATGATATCCCCGTGTATTTAAAAAAGAACTTTTTACATTAAAAATTTTTTTTCCTTTATAATCAAAAATGATACGTTTATTATCCGTGATTTCACCAATAGGAACAGCTATAATATTTTCTTCACGAGAAAAATGAATAAATTTTTTAACATTTTTAGGATCTAATATTACAGCCATACGTTCTTGAGATTCAGAAAGAGCAATTTCTATAGCCTTTATGTTTTTTGCATTTTTTTTAATTGGTATTTTATCTAAATAAAGAACTAAACTATCGTGTAATTCACCTACAGCTACGGAAGCTCCTCCTGCTCCAAAATCATTACATTTTTTTATCAAAGAAATAACCTCTTTTTTTCTAAAAAATCTTTGAATTTTTCTTTCTATGATAGGATCTCCTTTTGCTTGAACATTATTATTTTTGAAATCTAAATTCTGTTCTTTAGAGGAATCAGTAGCTCCTCCTATTCCTTCTTTTCCTGTTAATCCTCCAATTAATAAAATGATGTCTCCTTTTTTTGGTTTATCTTGCTTTATGAAATCAATAGGAACAGCTCCAACAACCATTCCCACCTCCATTCTTTTTGCTTTATATCCCTCATGATAAATTTCTTGTACATGAGTTGTTGCTAGTCCTACTTGATTTCCATAAGAACTATAACCACGAGCTGATTCAAAACAAATATGATGTTGAGGTAATTTACCATTAATAATTTTTGATTGAATAGGATCAGCTGCTCCACTTAATCTTATCCCCTGATAAACAAATGCTCTACCAGATAGAGGATCACGAATAGCTCCTCCTATACAAGTAGAAGCTCCTATAAAAGGATTCATTTCAGTAGGATGATTATGAGTTTCATTTTTAAATAATAAATACCATTTTTCTTTTTTTTTATTTTCAGTGAAATCTACATTTATGGTCATCATACATGCATTATGTTCATATGACGAAACATAATTTCTTAATTTTCCCTTTTGATAAAGAATTTTAGAAGGAATATTGGATAAATCCATAAGATTAATAGGAGATTTTGATCTCCCTACTGAATCTCTATCCTTTAAATATCTGTTAAAAATATTTTGATATGTTTTTTTTAATGAACCATCAAAAGATATATCTTTCAATGTAGTAAAAAATGTTGTATGACGACAATGATCAGACCAATAAACATCAAATATCCGTAATTCTGCTCGTGTCGGGTTTCGTTTTTCTTTATAAAAATATTTTTGAATAAAAAATAAATCATTAATTTCCATAGAAAAATTCCACTTACGATGGATTTTTATGATTTCATTAACAGATAAATTTATAAAGTTATCTATGATTTTGGTGTCATTTTTTTTATTTTTTCCAGTTGTATATAAACATGATTTTGTATAAAATTTTTTAATTTTATAAAAATCATCTTGTTTTTTCATTCCAATTAATTTTATTAATTGTCCAGCTTTTATGGATACCAACGATTTAGGATCTATAACTTTTATGCATTGTACAGCTGCATAAGCTCTAGATTCATATCTTTCTGGAAAATATTCTATACATGAAGTGGTCAAATGTATTTTTCTATGTAAAATATCTGTAATAGGATCTACAAAAACTTTTGATAAACTTTCCAAAAAAAGTTTTTCATTTATATTAAATATATCATATATATAATAAATAACTATATTAGACAATGAAATATTCATATTTTTTAATTCATTGTATAATTTTCTAGAATTAATATCAAAAGGACTTTTTTTTTGTATATAAATTCTGAAATTCATTATTTATTTAAATTTTTTTATCCATATTGGATATATCAGAATCAATTAGATGATGAAAACGATTTAATATAGGATTAACTATTGTATCAATAAATTCTAAAGTTTGATCTGAAGAAAATCCTGTCAAATTTTTAGGATTTAGAATTTGATTCATTTTTTCTTCATGAATTGGTATTTTTTTATCATGTAAAATACGTTTAATAAAATCATTTTCCATTCCTTCTAATTTAATTTTATTATTTGTTTCCATAGAATGGACTCGTATTCTTTCATGGATTTTTTGCCTATCTGCTCCATTTTTTACACATTCTACAATAATATATTCAGTAATTAAAAAAGGAAGTTCTTCTTTTATATGTTTATCGATAATTTTAGGATATACTATAATATTTTCTAATATAT contains:
- the purD gene encoding phosphoribosylamine--glycine ligase, producing MKILILGSGGREHAMGKKLLEDNHSIQLYFYPGNGGTSIIGKNLENHNTALDLGFFAKKNAIDITIVGSEIFLLEGVVDIFQNFGLKIVGPHYSAAQLEGDRIFAKSFMKKYGIRTPKYEIFYCYEKALNFFLKKDMNSVAIKTNGIAAGKGVILVHDKNEAIKALKNIMIKKKFGKSGNQIIIEEFLQGKEVSIISIFNGKNIIPFLSAKDYKKIIENEKGLNTGGMGSIVPNPYMTDSIWIDFKKNILEPTLEGLLMEKLTFFGFLYFGLMISHNKVYLLEYNTRIGDPEAQTLFPLMKSNFLKIIQSSFIHKKISIDWKKLCSCCVVLSSKGYPEKYEIGKIITGLNFLKEPFYIAGAKKEQKKWITSSGRVLNIVGIGNSFQEARKNAYDQVQKIKFENMYFRKDIGL
- the purM gene encoding phosphoribosylformylglycinamidine cyclo-ligase, coding for MKGKKNNMIICKMSKILENTYNNRVMSTLDHFSSFYRIYECGYQDPILVSGVDGVGTKLRLAIDYKKYNVIGEDCFAMCANDVLCHGAIPLFFLDYLACGKLDSIIVEKIIQGIAISCKKTNTCLIGGETAEMPGIYKENDYDIAGFCVGIVEKNHLVDGKKLIEEGDILIGLPSSGVHSNGFSVIRNIFSTEDFVKSFQGEPFYKTLLIPTRIYHFPIHILLKEFVIHGLAHITGGGILDNLYRIIPEGLSAVVKKEKIPIQPVFNYIQKTGNLSEDEMWKTFNMGVGMIIAISFEKKNSILKRLHILGEKPFILGNIVKGNKRVFLK
- the purF gene encoding amidophosphoribosyltransferase: MISQLFPFILENNYFDKFHDECGVFGIYSPYKVDTFSLIQFGLFALQHRGQEACGFSVLRDGFIISHKSEGLVLDFFRKISNSKCYHGNAVIGHTRYSTEGGQSKKNIQPFFGEDSFGKSTISIVHNGNLVNAQKIRKKLESKGINFISEYSDSEVILRLIQKYLPESGNNLEKAIQKTTIDIKGAYSVIVLMDNKMAAFRDPNGIRPLCYGMLNEETYIFSSETCGIDSVGGFYVRDLFPGEIIIVEKKSVQFSLLTEKINTKKRICSFEYIYFSRPDSSIENINVYKIREKSGEKLYEQHPVKADVVIGVPDSGVPASIGYSKASGIPFKPILVKNKYIGRSFILPKQEMREKMVNLKLNPILDEIKGKRIVIIDDSIVRGTTSRRLVYILRKAGAKEIHFRSASPPIIGPCYLGVDTPTKKDLISYNYVDKKSIAKILNVDSLEFLSMDNFIDILGSIHYCFGCFTGIYPVQKN
- the purH gene encoding bifunctional phosphoribosylaminoimidazolecarboxamide formyltransferase/IMP cyclohydrolase, whose product is MKRALISVYNKNEKLFNFVNFLDKKGYQIVSTGGTYQYFIKKGISNIIDISDLTSFPEILDGRVKTIHPNIYGGILANRYIEKHMKSIHSHNIHLIDVVLVNFYPFFEKIHQKSIDINSLIEFIDIGGPSVLRAAAKNFLHVTAIIDNNDYELVQYEIEHYGFPSLKLRKKLAGKAFNFTSAYDSAISQYLLDDIDDKFPIYLHSSYERKMNLRYGENPHQKAAYYVHTIHKGSMRNFHQLHGKELSFNNLKDMDIAWKVVTQFSEPACCTVKHSTPCGVALGKNIIEAFQKTYYADTVSSFGGIMAVNVPITKELSKEINHIFLEVVISPSYETDVLNILKIKKNLRIIKINDPISDRLEYVQVDGGILVQESDDSSPYEENYKIVTKKKFSDQELKSLFFAQKVVKYVKSNAIVVAKGTQTLGISGGQTNRIWAARQAIERALEKSKDGLVLVSDAFFPFRDVVDEAARYGGIRAILQPGGSIRDEESVKACDDYGIAMAFTGKRHFKH
- a CDS encoding phosphoribosylformylglycinamidine synthase, with product MNFRIYIQKKSPFDINSRKLYNELKNMNISLSNIVIYYIYDIFNINEKLFLESLSKVFVDPITDILHRKIHLTTSCIEYFPERYESRAYAAVQCIKVIDPKSLVSIKAGQLIKLIGMKKQDDFYKIKKFYTKSCLYTTGKNKKNDTKIIDNFINLSVNEIIKIHRKWNFSMEINDLFFIQKYFYKEKRNPTRAELRIFDVYWSDHCRHTTFFTTLKDISFDGSLKKTYQNIFNRYLKDRDSVGRSKSPINLMDLSNIPSKILYQKGKLRNYVSSYEHNACMMTINVDFTENKKKEKWYLLFKNETHNHPTEMNPFIGASTCIGGAIRDPLSGRAFVYQGIRLSGAADPIQSKIINGKLPQHHICFESARGYSSYGNQVGLATTHVQEIYHEGYKAKRMEVGMVVGAVPIDFIKQDKPKKGDIILLIGGLTGKEGIGGATDSSKEQNLDFKNNNVQAKGDPIIERKIQRFFRKKEVISLIKKCNDFGAGGASVAVGELHDSLVLYLDKIPIKKNAKNIKAIEIALSESQERMAVILDPKNVKKFIHFSREENIIAVPIGEITDNKRIIFDYKGKKIFNVKSSFLNTRGYHKEKSVLVNSPISISPFNKSKKIIFSKETFLNTLSKLNIASQKSLVEMFDSTVGGTTVLMPFGGKYQMTPSEGSAQKIPVLIGNTNTVSLVSWGFHPEVSTWSPFHGGAYAIVECISKIVSMGGNYRNTYFSFQEYYQKLGNNPEHWGIPFSALLGAYHAQMSLELASIGGKDSMSGTYKNLHVPPTLIVFGVSTGFCFNITSPEFKKVGNKIYLYYHNSLENEMPDFDSIKKAYDHIFKGICSGKIVSVKTVKDGGISVAIAKMSFGNRLGAVIDYKNHLLETNIGSLIIESTSAISYDNFIPIGEIIPYEYLNFNGICIDIEESIKNWLKTFPSIFSFHEYEKKEKSNVKKNVKKEEKYNSISWKCKFKKKGKPRVFIPIFPGTNSEFESIRAFEKEGSIVNTLVFKNLDNKNIIESMFFFKKNIESAQIFMLCGGFSAGDEPDGSAKFIVSILHNPYIQDAIKYFLDQDGLILGICNGFQGLIKSGLLPDGKICLRNHNSPTLTFNNTKKHISQCVHIKVISDHSPWLNGMKNKIYTLPISHSEGRFYASKKTINILLDKNQIAAQYVDLEGIPSLDRLYNPNGSIGAVEGVLSEDGKIYGRMTHPERYEHGLLKNIPNVHEHSIFKNAIQYFL
- the purC gene encoding phosphoribosylaminoimidazolesuccinocarboxamide synthase, which codes for MSCIIKKNLLLEGKTKKIYTTNNPIEVLIHHKDDITALNGLKKKLLQDKGILNNEISTLIFKFLNSCGIKTHFIRKKNNREQLCHKVDIIPLEFVVRNIVSGSMSKRLGVREGIDLYNPIFEIFYKNDQLKDPLINDHHAVFLKIISYEELNTIYGIISKINHILKKYFLDKNIILVDFKTEFGRNHKNEILLSDEISPDTCRFWDKITMKKLDKDLFRMEKKEKEEVFDIYMEILKRLNVS
- a CDS encoding formyltransferase family protein, which translates into the protein MKKITILVSGKGTNMQHIFQAIESGILYNSVVNLVISDRWCKAIQHALKKNITVFSLIRTNKKFFSKEINHILIRYIPDIIVLSGFLSILDAEFCEKWFDKVINIHPSLLPKYGGKGMYGTKIHKKVLKNKERISGATVHYVTKDVDSGDIILQETCEINSKETLTSLSEKVSIIEKKILIQSINQLLK
- the purE gene encoding 5-(carboxyamino)imidazole ribonucleotide mutase, with protein sequence MKVAIFFGSISDKSIMKITAEVLKQFNINYKSYVISAHRLPDILSNIIKEIESEGIDVIIAGAGLSAHLPGFISSKTIIPVIGVPIHCNNNYGSLGGIDALLSMIQMPKDVPVATVGINNSYNAALLAIHILSIKYKDIRKLLLKFRMKKKDKLITEIKQRLLL